The following is a genomic window from Nitrospira sp..
CAAAAGGTTCCGTCAATATTATCGAAAACAAGCCAATACCAACGAATGAAATCATAAATACATACGTGAAGCCATGGGCTTATGAAGCCTATATGAAAACTGGTCTGTGGCCTGAGGGAACCATGATTGTGAAAGAATTCGTGGCGTTAGGCGAACCCGATGAAGATGGTCTCGTCCACGAAATCTATTTTGCTGGGTTAGCCGCTCTTGTGAAGGACAGCAAAATATTTCCAGCACAGACCGGACACTTGGGCTACTTTGCCTTTGGTCATCAGCGAGAGCCTTATCTCGATCGCGCTGCTCTAGCAGATCGGGCCAAATGTTCGTCATGCCATGAGCATCATGCATCGGACCAGCAATATATCTTTGCGGATCGCCACATCGGCCTTCGGCGGTAGGCAGTATGTCCTTTATGCGACTGCCCATATTCATCGGTAGCCCACGAAAACCCATCGCAAAGCTGGGACAAACAGTTATCAGACGCCTCGCGCTTTACGGTTTTGACGGATTTTGGCGGTTCCGCCGTAAGGGACAACGAGACGGGGCTGGTCTGGGAACATTCGCCGGAGACAAAGATCATGAATTGGCTTGGTGCACGATTTCACTGTGCCAGCCTCAAGATCGGTGGACGCATGGGATGGAGTCTTCCTTCGGTGCATGGACTAGCCAACCTGGTGGATCATTATGTCTCACCAGGTTTAATGGACATCTTTTAGTCAACGCAGAGCCGGGAGCGATACCACAACAAATCCAAGGCACGTGTGTGCACTGTCATAGCCCAGGACAGCATCGGCTTCTGCGAACACCATCGGAGAGAGCACAGAGATCTATACGCTCGAATTTCGGTCTGACGCTACGGAAACACAAGCGCGAGCTCGCTTTTTATGGGAGTTAGAAGAGTCACTTTGTCTGCTTCCAAAGAAAGATATCCCCATCCAAAACTCTCTAGCGTCCATGAACCGTACCCTCGTTGTGATGATGTGGTGCAGTGTGAGCTCGGATTTCATCCTCCGTATGCCTGGGATGCACTGCTTGCGTTTCTTGCAGACCGACTCATTGCGCAAGTCGAGCATCTCAACAAAGGACACTACCTCCGCAGTCTCACACTTGAATCGATGGGGAAGGCATATGTCGGATGGGTCGATGTATCTCTGAGTCCCCATACGCCAGCCTTGAGAGTCACAATATCATCATCGTTGTCTGATGTGATCCCACAGGTGCTCGAACGCGTGGGGCGATTATTTGATGTGTTTCACAATCCTCAGGATGTTGCTCCAGCGATACAGGCTTTACTGCCCATTGTTGGCTTACGGGTTCCTGGTGCCGTAGACGGATTTGAGGTGGGAGTACGTGCGATCGTCGGGCAACAAGTGTCCATCAAGGCTGCACGGACTCTTGTTGGGCGCATCGCCCAGCGATTCGGAGACACAGTAAACACACCTGACACAATGGTGGTTAAAACATTCCCTAATGCCCAAA
Proteins encoded in this region:
- a CDS encoding putative DNA-3-methyladenine glycosylase 2 (Evidence 3 : Putative function from multiple computational evidences; MaGe:77310791); amino-acid sequence: MGVRRVTLSASKERYPHPKLSSVHEPYPRCDDVVQCELGFHPPYAWDALLAFLADRLIAQVEHLNKGHYLRSLTLESMGKAYVGWVDVSLSPHTPALRVTISSSLSDVIPQVLERVGRLFDVFHNPQDVAPAIQALLPIVGLRVPGAVDGFEVGVRAIVGQQVSIKAARTLVGRIAQRFGDTVNTPDTMVVKTFPNAQILAHCICSDLTATGITAKRAASIIALAQAVANQTIVLSPEAPISQTIAKLRELPGIGEWTAQYIAMRALSWPDAFPHTDLGVKHALGERRPKKILAMAESWRPWRAYATMALWHSLSSDAPKRHNTYRRDTHESSECRDH
- a CDS encoding hypothetical protein (Evidence 5 : Unknown function; MaGe:77310790), whose amino-acid sequence is MNWLGARFHCASLKIGGRMGWSLPSVHGLANLVDHYVSPGLMDIF
- a CDS encoding CytochromeP460 domain-containing protein (MaGe:77310789), giving the protein METIGKMVLLMGTLIVSAFMVGTGIAAEEKVAFNKDGSLDRPAGYRGWTHVGSTILPKGSVNIIENKPIPTNEIINTYVKPWAYEAYMKTGLWPEGTMIVKEFVALGEPDEDGLVHEIYFAGLAALVKDSKIFPAQTGHLGYFAFGHQREPYLDRAALADRAKCSSCHEHHASDQQYIFADRHIGLRR